A stretch of DNA from Lysinibacillus sp. B2A1:
GGCACTGTCAGTTCGTGATGAAGCAGATGTTCGTGAGGCTGCTCATTATAATGTTGACTATTATTTATTCGATGCTCCAGGCACTGATTTTAAAGGCGGGAGTGGCCATACGTTTGATTGGACACTTCTAGAAATGGCAGGGATTCCGCGAGAGAAATTAATTTTAGCGGGTGGTTTGAAAGCTGAAAATATTGCAGAGGCTGTGTCGCTGGTGTCGCCTTATATGGTAGACGTATCGAGCGGTGTGGAGACAGATGGTATAAAGGATGAAGCAAAAATAAATGCATTTATACAGACTGTAAAGAAAGGAAGAGCATGATGGTAAATTCAATTGCAAATAGCGTACCGACAAAGGAAGGACGTTACGGAAAATTTGGAGGGCAATTTGTTCCAGAAACATTAATGACAGCCTTGCAGGAATTAGAGTTAGCCTATGATGAGGCAATGAGCGATCAGGAATTTACGGATGAACTAGCCTATTATTTACAACAATATGTTGGGCGCGAGACACCATTGTACTACGCAGAAAACTTAACACAGGAGCTAGGTGGTGCGAAAATATACTTAAAGCGAGAGGATTTAAATCATACTGGCGCTCATAAAATTAATAATGCCATAGGTCAGGCATTGCTGGCTAAACGAATGGGCAAAAAGAAAATTGTAGCGGAAACAGGAGCCGGGCAGCATGGCGTAGCAACGGCAACAGCATGTGCTCTTTTAAACCTTGAATGTGTTGTCTTTATGGGTGCTGAGGATATCAAACGTCAACAGCTAAATGTATTTCGTATGGAGCTGCTAGGTACAAAAGTGGAGTCTGTAGAAACAGGTTCTAAAACATTGAAAGATGCTGTGAATGCTGCACTTCGCTATTGGGTGACAAATGTTGAGGATACACATTATATTTTAGGCTCAGCTTTAGGACCACATCCATTCCCCAAAATCGTTAGAGACTTCCAGCGTGTTATTGGTGTTGAAACGAGACAGCAAATTATAGAAAAGGAAGGACGTTTACCAGATGCAGTTGTTGCCTGTATCGGTGGTGGTAGTAATGCAATTGGGATGTTTCATCCCTTTATCGATGACGAAGCCGTAGCATTATATGGTGTAGAGGCTGCTGGAAGTGGTATAGAAACAGGAAAACATGCAGCAGCTATTGCTGGAGGACAGCTAGGGGTATTGCACGGAGCATATATGTATTTATTACAGGATGATAATGGCTTTGTACAGGAGGCTCACTCGATATCTGCTGGGCTAGACTACCCAGGAAAGGGTCCAGAGCATTGCTATTTACATGATATTGGTCGCGCACATTTTGATTCGATTACAGATAGTGAGGCACTAGAAGGCTTACAGTTATTAAGTCGTACGGAAGGTATACTTCCTGCGTTAGAGAGCTCTCATGCTATTGCTTATACAGCAAAGCTAGCAAAAACGATGTCTACAGATGACATCATTGTTGTATGTTTATCAGGCCGAGGCGATAAAGATGTTCATACAGTCCGTAAAGCATTAGGAGGGGATGTATCATGACAACATTACAGCAGGCAATTGAACAAACAAAAATTGCTGGTCATAAAGCATTTGTGCCATATATTATGGCAGGAGATGGTGGGTTAGAAACGTTAAGACCCACAATTCTAAAGCTACAGCAATTGGAAGTTACGGCTATTGAGGTTGGTATTCCATTTACAGACCCTGTTGCAGATGGTCCAACAATAGAACGAGCAGGTGAACGAGCATTAGCGGCAGGTGTGACATTACGGAAGGTGCTAGAAGAGCTGGCCTCCTTTAGAGAAGAGATTCATGTACCATTAGTGGTTATGACTTATTTTAACCCTATTTTAGCTTACGGCTTAGAGGAATTTGCAAAAGCTTGTGTGGCGGGGGGAGTAAAGGGATTAATCGTTCCTGATGTTCCACTTGAGGAAAGTGCTATTTTACAAAAGGCATTAAATCCTCATAGTATTGACATAATCCAGCTTGTCTCGTTAACAAGCCCACCTGAACGAATTATGCGTATCGCCGCTGCAAGTCAAGGCTTTGTCTATGCTGTGACAGTTAATGGCATCACTGGAGCTCGCTCAAGCTTTGCAGATGATTTAGGTGGCCATTTTGCTCGCTTACGTGAAGCAAGTGAAATTCCAGTGCTAGCAGGCTTCGGTATTTCAACACCTGAGCAGGTGGTTAGTATGGGGGCACTGGGTGATGGTGTTATCGTTGGTAGTGCGATTGTGACGGCGCTTCATGAAAATAATTGGCATAAGATTGAATCATTGGTGCTCGCTTCTAAAGGCGTGCTAGAGAAGTCTACTCTTTAATTAGAGTAGGCTTTTTTTATCTTCATTCAGCAGAAGTCTCCCACCTCTACAGGTGGTGAGATGAATGCGGTTTTGGTTCTCCTTTTCAGTGGGTGTCCAAACACCTACTGAAATAGAGGAACTCAGTCTAAGAACGCCACGTCCTGTGGCAATGACTGAGTGACCAACATCTTGCTACTGACGCTACGTTAGCACTACGCTTTCGCGCAAAAAACAACTGTTGGCCCAAAGCCTCCGGCGGATGTCACGGATTTTCAAAGGAATGAATAAAAGGATGTTAGCCTAAAACCTTCGCATCCTGCGAAAACGGCTAACTGACCTGCATCGGTAAAAACGCCACATCCTGTGTCATTACCGAAATGACCGACATCGTGTCGGCCCTCGTGCAGGCCTAGGCACAATTCAAAATCCGGACACAATTACGCCAAGGCGAAATTGATGAGACAAATAGCATTAAGAATCTTATGGATAAAACTATCAATCTAACTGATAGTGCGAATAAGCTAGATTTTCGGTATAATAGCCTTCGTAAGGAAGTGAGAAGATGATACTATCGAAAAAAAGATGGCAGGTGGAACGACCAGATGCCAAACTTGTACAAACATTACAAAATGACTTACAGCTGTCTGCAATTGCAGCGAAGATTTTAGCGGCACGAGGCTGCGCAACAACCGCTGATGCAGAGAGTTTATTAAATATGACAGAAGCAAATATTCATGATCCATTTTTAATGCATAACATGGCAGAAGCTGTAGCACGTATTGAGCAAGCACTTGAGAATGGGGAAAAAATATTAGTTTATGGAGATTATGATGCCGGTGCGACACGTTTCTAAGTGAAAAGCTTAGACACTAGGGAGTCGCTTAATTTCCCTAGGAGAACTGATTTCTTGATAGGTGGAATGATAGGGTAACGCCTTGAAACGCCTACTCTGATACTCCGACATGCTTTAGCTAAGGTTGACTAGTGAAGTATGAAGCTCGGTGAAGTCGGCAGAGAGATACCGTAAGTAAGTTGCATTTGTAACTTACACGAAAGCTGTTCAGCGGTGGATGGTGTATCCTATATGCCGGGAGTCCATAAAGTATCTATGGTTAGAATGTGCTGCACAAGCACTGACGAATCTCTGAATGTACGGGTCTAGACGTAGATATTACAGAAATGTAATAGGTGGCAGTGCCATCGTATGTGTGGGTGAGTAAAAATCTGCAGTTATGAAACCCCATAATTCGTTAAAGGCGAATTCAAGCATACAGGACTATAGGAGAAACCTAAGGATATATGCAAGGATAGAGGAATCGGAACGTGGAAAGCGAAGGATGTGGAGGTATTAACCGACCTATGAAGCAGTTCAGTAAATAAAGGGCATTGACCTACTAAAACTGATTTATCTTCGTGAGAGTGGAGTCATAGTACCTTTGAAACCATGATAATAAATGGTGGAGGGATAGGCTCTAGTCGGAAGTTTCAAAGACTTATAAATGCATAACAGACACAGATTCGAGTATGACTAATAGAATCACCACTTGAGAAAGGGGCTGATGTCTGTGGCAAATTCACGAATCGCACAACATGTTAAAAAGTCCAAGTTAAGAAATGCTGAATATTATAGTATGCAATCAACATTTGACATGCTATATGACCAGAGTAAAAACAATAGTAACTTCAAAAACTTAATGGGGATTATCAGTTCGTCTGAAAACATTAAGTTAGCGTATCGTAATATTAAGAAAAACACTGGCAGTAAAACAGCAGGGGTAGATGGTCGAACAATCGAACATATATCGAAGCTTACGGAGGAACAATTCATCCTCTATGTCAGAAACAAATTAAGAGATTACAAACCGAAAGCAGTAAGACGAGTTGAAATACCCAAGCCTAATGGTAAAACAAGACCACTAGGAATTCCTGCAATTTGGGATAGAATAGTCCAACAATGTATTTTACAAGTTCTTGAACCTATAGCAGAGGCAAAATTCTCAGGTAGAAGTCATGGTTTAGACCAAACCGTTCAGTAGAAAATGCAATTGCACAAAGTTATCGGTTAATGCAAAATTCTAAAATGTCTAATGTAGTTGACATAGATATTAAAGGATTCTTTGATAACGTATCACATGCAAAATTATTAAAACAAATGTGGACATTAGGTATACAAGATAAAAACTTACTCACGATTATTTCTAAAATGCTTAAAGCCAAAATTAAAATGCCAGATGGAAAAATTATTGAGAATGAGAAAGGTACACCACAAGGAGGAATTCTCTCTCCTTTACTATCTAATATTGTTCTTAATGAATTGGATAGATGGATTGAAAGCCAGTGGGAAAACACTCCGATTTGTAAGGATAAAATAATTATTCGAAAAGATAGAGGGAATTCAACAGATAAAGGAAATCAATATTACCATCTAAAGAAAACCCGATTAAAGGAATGTTACATTGTTCGATATGCAGATGATTTTAAAATATTCTGTAGTAATCCTAATCATGCGAAGAAGTTATTTATCGCAGTCCCAAAATGGCTAAAAGATAGACTGGGCTTAGAAATTAGCGAAGAAAAATCAAAAATCGTGAATCTTAAAAAGGACTATTCTGAATTTCTAGGAATCAAAATGAAGTTAATTCCAAAAGGTCAGAAATGGGTAGTTAAAAGTCATATGTGTGATAAAGCAGTACAGCGCACGAAGAATAACCTTAAAGAAATTATTAAAGGTATTCGATATGACAGTGGCTCAAATGACCAAGCAAGAAAAATAGCACTATATAACTCAACTGTAATAGGACTTCATCAATATTTCCGTATAGCAACAATGATAGCCGAGGATATGGGAAACATCGCATATGAAGTAAATGCGTGTTTGAAAGACCATCGAATGAAACGGCGAATAAAGAAAACGGGTGTTATCACTTCTGATTTCATCAAGAAAGAATACGGAAAAAGCAAGCAACTTAGATTTATATCACGAGAGCCGTTTCTACCTATTGGCTACATTAAACACAAAAGTCCAATGATGAAACGAAATGTAGTAAATGCATATACAAAAGAAGGTAGAGAAGAAATTCATAAAAACCTCTCTACTACTGATGTTGGTGTACTTCGTTTCTTAATGGAACATCCGATTTCACAACGAAGTGTCGAATACAACGACAATCGAATTGCATTATACTGTGCACAAAGAGGTAAATGCCATGTAACAGGGCAGGAACTAAACCCGATGACGCTTCACTGTCATCACAAAGTACCACGATTGCAAGGTGGTACTGACGAATACAAAAACCTCTGCCTCGTTGATAAAGACATTCATATCTTAATACATGCTAAAGATGAAGAAACAATCTCAAAGTATAAACATCTAATTACGAACATGAAAAGTTTAAACAAGTTAAATACGCTAAGAGAGAAATTAGAAGTAGAACAATTAACAATCTAATTTGGACGATTAGACATATAAGAAAAGTGAATTCTGTTAAGTTATGTAGATTACCAAAGTTTTGAATCTATTCGATGGAACGCCGTGTGAGGTGAAAGTCTCACGCACGGTGTGAAGTGGGGGAAAAGCTAGAGATAACTTCAAAGGCTTACCTATCACTATATGGTGTGACAAGTACAACTGTCATGTTAAATGTGCTACTTGATCTTGGAGCTGATGTATCGTTTAAAATACCGAATCGTTTTATTCACGGCTATGGACCACATGAGGATCTATTTCGTGAAGCATATGACGAGGGTGTTCAGCTAATTATTACAGTAGATAATGGTATTTCAGGCATTGAACCAGTTCGTATCGCGAAGGAGCTTGGCATGGATGTTATTGTAACTGACCATCATGAACCAGGCGATGAATTACCACCAGCGGATATTATTTTACATCCTCGCATACCAAAAGGGCATTATCCATTTGGCGAACTTGCAGGTGTGGGTGTAGCTTTTAAGTTGGCGCATGCTTTATATGGTGAGTTACCTACACATCTAATGGAATTGGTAGCTGTCGGAACTGTAGCAGATTTAGTGCCATTAGTGGATGAAAATCGATATCTTGTAAAACGCGGAATAGAAGAAATGCGCCGTTCTCTTAGCCCTTGGGTGCTGGCAATGTGTGAAGTAGCAAGTACCGAGCAAGCTAAGATTAACGAAGAAACAATCGGCTTTTATTTTGGTCCTCGCTTAAATGCAGTTGGTCGCCTTGGAGAAGCGGCTCCAGGTGTAGAGCTATTAATGGCTGAGGATCATGCAAAGGCAACAGCATTGGCAAAACAGCTCAACGCATGTAATAGTGAGCGCAAAGATATTGTTAAAAGCATAACAGATCAGGCAATCGCTCTTATTGAATCAGATGAAAAAATTCGGAATTCACTTGTTTTAGTTGTTGCGGGAGAGGGCTGGAATGCAGGTGTCGTGGGAATAGTTGCATCTCGGCTTGTTGAACTTTATTACCGTCCAACAATTGTACTTTCATTAGACAATGAAAGAGGGACAGCAAAAGGTTCTGCCCGTAGTATCGAAGGGTTCCATTTGTACAATGAACTAGCCAAAAATAGAGATATACTGCCTCATTTTGGTGGACATCCTATGGCAGCCGGCATGACATTATCTATCGAGCATGTTGACGAATTACGATTACGCCTAGATGCTCAAGCAAAAGCGTGTTTATCAGAGGAGCAACTAACACCTGTATTGGCTATCGATATTCCTTTAAAGCTAGATGAAATTTCTGCAGATGCTATCGAGGAGATTTCAACGCTCGGTCCATTTGGTACAGATTTTCCGAAGCCAGTTTATGTATTAGAGGATGTGGAAATAGCCTCTATGCGTAAAATAGGTGCAGCTGAAAATCATATTAAAATGGAGTTGACAGATGGCTATGAAAAATTAGATAGTGTTGGCTTTAATAAAGGTCATCTACATGAAGAGTTAACATATGGCATAAAAGTATCTTTTACAGGGGATTTACAAATTAATGAGTGGCAGGGACGTAAAAAGGCACAATTTATGATTGAAGATGTTCAAACAACAGAGTGGCAATTATTTGATATTCGGGGTATCCGTCAAACGGCTCGCTGGTTAAATACAGTTCCGAAAGAAGAAGCAACATTTATTGCCTTCCGTCGAGAGACATTGACTTACTACCAATCTCTTATTGGTGAGCCTATTCTAGCAGTAGATTCTTCACTTTCAAATGTGGGACAAACCAATTATGTTGTGCTTTTAGATTTACCACAAAATGTTCAACTGTTAGAAAATGTATTACAAATAACTGCTCCATCCCGTATTTATGCGCATTTTTATATGCCTGATTCACAATATTTTAATGGTTTGCCGACGCGCGAGCAATTTGCTTGGTACTATAAATTTTTGAAAAACCGCCCTGCTTTTCCACTTAATATGCATTTAGCAGATTTAGCAAAGCATACAGGTTGGCCATTAGATTCATTAAAATTTATGACACAGGTGTTTTTTGAGCTTGGTTTTGTTAAAATGGAGAGTGGACTGACGACTGTCAACGTGAATGCCATAAAACAGGAGCTTACGGAGGCACCGTCTTACAAACAACGTTCAGAACAGATTGAAATGGAGCAAAAGCTTGTCTATGCCCCTTATATAGAATTAAAACAATGGTTTGATGAACGATTACATTAATAGACGAAAAAGGTTCGTAGGAGGAGCAATATCATGGATTTAAAGCAATATGTAACAACGGTTGAGAACTGGCCAAAAGAGGGCATTAGCTTCAAAGATATCACAACAATTATGGATAATGGACCTGCATATAAATATGCAACTGATCAAATCGTCACTTATGCCAAAGAGTTAGGTGCAGAAATTATAGTAGGTCCAGAGGCTCGCGGCTTTATTATTGGGTGTCCAGTTGCTTACGCGCTTGAAATTGGCTTTGCCCCTGTTCGTAAACCAGGGAAATTACCGCGTGAAGTGGTAAGTGCTGATTATGGTCTTGAATACGGAAAAGATACATTAACTATGCATAAAGATGCAATTAAGCCAGGCCAAAAGGTGTTAATTTGTGATGATCTACTTGCAACAGGCGGTACAGTTGAAGCAACGGTTCGTTTAGTGGAGCAATTAGGTGGCGAGGTTATTGGCTGTGCCTTTCTAATTGAATTAACAGAGCTAAATGGTCGTGCAAAACTTGGCGATTTAAACGTGAAAACACTTATTGAATATTAATACAGCTAAAAGGAAAGCGCCACATGCTTATGGCGCTTTTTTTATGGATTTTTGATTGGCAGAGAAAATTGCTCGGTTTGCAATAGCTTCCGCTCAGGTGCGCGAGAAAAACGCTCGGGTTGCCAGCATTCCTGAGGTTAGTATAAAAAGTGGACACGGAAAACTGAGAGTAGCTATGATAGAAATAACTATTTTAAAGGACGTGTACCGAATGACTAAAAAAATAACCCAAGAATATCGTGATTATGTTGTGAAATTAGTAGTAGAAGAAAATCGAAAAGTAACAGAATTATCGTATGAATTAGGGCTTGGGGAATCTTCTATTCATCGCTGGGTAAAAAAGTATCGTGATGGAAAAAAGCAAGAAAATGGCGACGTAAAATATATAACCCCTTCGGAGCTAAAGAAGTTAGAAGCAACTTATGAAAAGAAACTTCGTGACTTAGAAGAGGAGAATGCCATTCTAAAAAAGGCGATGCACATCTTTGCCAAAAACCCGCAGTAGTGTTTGAATTTATTGAAGCGCATAAACAGGAGTTTTCGATTGTAAAGATGTGCCGCGTTTTAAAAGTGTCGACGAGTGGCTATTATAAATGGCTGGCAAAACAGGCAGCACCGATAACAGAAAAAGAAGAATATAAAATGAAAGTTACACAAAAAATTAAACAATCGTTTCATGAAAGCTATGGTACGTATGGCAGCCCGCGAGTACATAAAGATCTGTTGGAATGGGGTTATCCTCTTTCACAAAAAACAGTGGCAAACATCATGCGAGGACTGGAACTGTGCGCAACACAGCCGAGAAGCTATGTGACGACAACAGATTCAAATCATGACGCACTGGTGTATCCGAATATACTGAAACGCATGTTTTATGTGGAAGAACCAGATCAAGTATGGGTCGCTGATATTACCTATATCCGAACGCTGGAGGGATGGGTGTATTTAGCGAGTATTATGGATCTGTATTCTCGTAAAATTGTAGCGTGGGAAATGGCCGATCATATGAAAGTAGATTTAGTGTTAATAGCTTTGAAAAAAGCGTTCTTCATACGCCGACCCAAAAAAGGACTCATTCATCATTCAGACCGTGGGGCGCAATACTGTTCAACGGAATATATCGAACTTTTAAAAAAGCATGGTTGCCAAATTAGTATGAGTAAAAAAGGTGATCCGTATGACAATGCCTGCATTGAATCGTTTCATGCGACCATAAAAAAAGAAATGATTTATCGCCAAAAATTCCAAACAAAGAAAGCAGCCTTCAAAGCGATAAATGGTTATATTTCTAATTTTTATAATGAACATAGAAGACATTCGACCCTTGGCTATCGTTCACCGAACCAATTTGAACGCTTAACGTTTCAGAAACACGCAAGTTAATCTCAAAACCGTTTCAAGCGATGGAAATCAATTGTTCAAGCTCTTTGAACAATTGACTTCCATTGCCCACCAAACGCAGTGCGGTAGCTTTGAAGCTCTCACTTTATTATGTCCACTTTCTTGACAGAAGACCATTCCCGCTCAGGTAAGCGAGAAAATAGCTCGGGTTGCCAGGAATTCCGCTCAGGTGTGCGAGAAAAGCGCTGGGGTCAGCGAAAGAACTGCTCGGTTCGCCAGCCAATTCACTCAGGTCAGTGAAAAACTGCTCAATTCGTCAGCCATATCGCTCAGGTCAGTGAAAAAACTGCTCGGTTCCCCAGTCGTATCGCTCAGGTCAACGAAAAAACTGCTAAGGACCCTGCCATACCACATGAATAGCCTATTAGATTGCTCAAACAGTCCACCTTATGATTTATAAGTGCAATCAAGTCCATAGACACTCTGCAATAAAGTTACGATCCCCATGAAAATTATGCTTCATCGTAAGAGCGGATGATTTTTTGGATGGTTCTTAGTGTGTCATAGAAATTTGCATATTGATCAATGCCGATATCAGCAATAATTCTTTCTTGAATAGTCTGCCAAATAGGGGTAGCTTCGTTTAGTTTTTCTATTCCCTTATCTGTTAAAGAGATGATTTTCGTGCGTGCATCTTGTGGATTTCTTGTTAATTCAACATAGCCGCTTTGCTTTAATATATTTATATTTCGCGTAACGGTGGTTTGGTCAAGTTGCAAAATTTCACCTAATCGGCTTATCGAAACGGTTTGTTGATGAGCAATATTGGCAAGCATTGAATATTGAGTGACCTTTAGACCTGTCGGCTGAAGCAACTTGTCATACAATTGCGTCACAACTCTTGTTTTTTTTCTAAGGTTTGCGCAAACACATATCTGCGTATAATCTAGAGTCTTCAGATTATTCTCCATTGTTCAGTTCCCCTTCTATGGATTCAGATAGCTTCAGTATACACCTATCATATGAGAAATACTGCTTGACAGCTATAAATACTCTAATTATCATTATATATGTATATACATATAATACAAATAAAAACATGTATATACATGTTAATTCGAAAATCTTTCAAGAAATGAAGGTGTTATATGAAGCGTATTCATTATAGTTGGTTTATTCTCATTATCGCATTTTTTTCAATTATTGTAGCTGGTATTACTATGTCGTCTTCAGGAGTTTTTATAAATTCATTTGAAAAGGAATTTAATTGGGATAGATCCTTAATTGCTCTAGCGTTTGCAGTTAGTTTATTTTTATATGGGTTTTCTGGACCATTTATGGCAGCATTACTTGAAGTAGCTGGTTTGAAAAAGATGATGCTAGGGGCAATGGCGACCCTCATAACAGGGCTGATACTTACACTTTTTATGAGTCAATCATGGCAATTAATCATTATTTGGGGAGGAATCATTGGTTTAGGGGCTAGCCTCTTTTTAACAGTACTAAGTCCATATGTCGCTAATCATTGGTTTGTAAAAAGAAGAGGGCTAGCAGTGGGGATTCTAACAGCAAGTACAGCAACAGGGCAATTAATTTTACTGCCTGTACTGGCTATTATCATTGAGCAGTTTTCTTGGCGACATGCGATTGGCTTAATTCTTCTACTTAGTACGCTCATGTTTATCATCATTTTGCTATTCATAAAAAACAAACCACAAGATATTGGGATGTTACCTTATGGACAGGAAGAAGAGCTAGAATTACCCGAGGAGCATCATAAAAAAAATCCAATTACTATAGCTTTTAGTGGGCTATTTGAGGCCATAAAGATTAAAGAATTTTGGCTATTAGCGGGAAGCTTCTTTATTTGTGGTCTGTCAACAAGCGGATTAGTCGGAACTCATTTTGTATCTTATTGTATTAGCTTTGGTGTACCGCTAGTAACTGCCGCATCGTTTCTTTCTTTTATGGGCATATTTAATCTCGTTGGTACTACTTTGTCAGGGTGGCTATCGGATCGTTTTGATAATCGATGGTTATTGTTTTGGTACTATCTTTTAAGAGGAATGTCCTTGCTATTGCTTCCTTACGCATTAGCACAAGGTTCACTTCCCTTACTAGCGATTTTTACAATTTTTTACGGATTAGATTGGATTGCCACTGTACCTCCTACCATTAGTATTGCTAGACAAACTTTTGGGACGAATAAAAGTGGTGTTATTTATGGATGGATTTTTGCATCACACCAGGCAGGTGCTGCTCTAGCTGCTTATGGTGGAGGGCTTATTTATAAATTTTTCAATTCTTATACATGGGCTTTTTTCCTGGCAGGTGTTTTCTGTGCGTTAGCAAGCTTATTTGTTATTATGGTAAAAAAACAGCCACAAAGGCAAGCTCATACTGAATAATATTGAAAAAATGAACTCAATGATCTAATTGATTTCATTTTTTTTTTGACTTATAACAAACAAAAGTTTATAATATAAACAAATATAATAAAAGGTGATGCTATGAATGAAAGAGAACAGGCGGTACTAGCATTAATTCGTCAAAATCCGTTTATGTCTCAGCAAGAGATGGCGGATAAGATGAATCTATCTCGTCCAGTCCTAGCCAACTTAGTGTCGAGTTTAACGAAGCAGGGAAAAATAGTAGGACGTGCGTATATTTTACCCGAGGAAAATGAAATTATTTGTATCGGTGGTGCAAATCTAGATCGTAAATTTCATGTGAAGGGGAACGTCCAATTTGGTACTTCCAATCCTGCAAGCTCATCATTTAGTGTTGGTGGTGTTGGGCGAAATATTGCTGAGAACCTTGGTAGGCTAAATCATCAGGTAACATTACTAACAACGGCTGGCAAAGATGCTGATTGGCAAGTTATCCAAGAGGCTTCTGAGTCATTTATGAATTTACGTTATGTTGAGCAATTAGCAGATGCTTCAACTGGCTCCTATACTGCGATAATGGATGAGCAGGGAGAGCTAGCACTGGCTGTAGCTAACATGGAAGTATATGATCTCTTACTGCCAAGCTTGTTAAAGAAGCATGAGGCGATGCTTGTCAATGCTGGATGCTTTATTTTGGATTTAAATTGTCCTAAGGAAACAGTGGCCTATATTCAACAGATGGCAATTGCCCGTGAAATTCCGTTAGTCATTGTGCCTGTATCTTCCCCTAAAATGAATCGACTACCTGATACATTGCGAGGGGTTACATGGTTTATTTGTAACACGGATGAAGCAGAAACAATTGTTGGTCATTCAATTGAAAGCGCTTTAGATTATGAAAATGCATTACAGCAACTACTTCAGTTAGGTGCCGAGCATGTCATTATTACAGCAGGAAGTAAAGGTGTATTTGCAGCATCGACTTCAATTAAGCCAAGTCATTTTAAGGCTAAAATTATAGAAAAGATAGAAGATGTAACAGGTGCAGGTGACGCCTTTGTCAGCGCTGTGATCCATA
This window harbors:
- a CDS encoding phosphoribosylanthranilate isomerase produces the protein MTKVKICGLKEQQHVLAAVEGGADAIGFVFAPSQRQISIEQAHQLAKYVPQGILKIGVFVNPSVEELRAAVEGVPLDYVQYHGEETPEFIRQQGYPAIKALSVRDEADVREAAHYNVDYYLFDAPGTDFKGGSGHTFDWTLLEMAGIPREKLILAGGLKAENIAEAVSLVSPYMVDVSSGVETDGIKDEAKINAFIQTVKKGRA
- the trpB gene encoding tryptophan synthase subunit beta; this encodes MVNSIANSVPTKEGRYGKFGGQFVPETLMTALQELELAYDEAMSDQEFTDELAYYLQQYVGRETPLYYAENLTQELGGAKIYLKREDLNHTGAHKINNAIGQALLAKRMGKKKIVAETGAGQHGVATATACALLNLECVVFMGAEDIKRQQLNVFRMELLGTKVESVETGSKTLKDAVNAALRYWVTNVEDTHYILGSALGPHPFPKIVRDFQRVIGVETRQQIIEKEGRLPDAVVACIGGGSNAIGMFHPFIDDEAVALYGVEAAGSGIETGKHAAAIAGGQLGVLHGAYMYLLQDDNGFVQEAHSISAGLDYPGKGPEHCYLHDIGRAHFDSITDSEALEGLQLLSRTEGILPALESSHAIAYTAKLAKTMSTDDIIVVCLSGRGDKDVHTVRKALGGDVS
- a CDS encoding tryptophan synthase subunit alpha codes for the protein MTTLQQAIEQTKIAGHKAFVPYIMAGDGGLETLRPTILKLQQLEVTAIEVGIPFTDPVADGPTIERAGERALAAGVTLRKVLEELASFREEIHVPLVVMTYFNPILAYGLEEFAKACVAGGVKGLIVPDVPLEESAILQKALNPHSIDIIQLVSLTSPPERIMRIAAASQGFVYAVTVNGITGARSSFADDLGGHFARLREASEIPVLAGFGISTPEQVVSMGALGDGVIVGSAIVTALHENNWHKIESLVLASKGVLEKSTL
- a CDS encoding single-stranded DNA-binding protein, which gives rise to MILSKKRWQVERPDAKLVQTLQNDLQLSAIAAKILAARGCATTADAESLLNMTEANIHDPFLMHNMAEAVARIEQALENGEKILVYGDYDAGATRF
- the recJ gene encoding single-stranded-DNA-specific exonuclease RecJ, which produces MLNVLLDLGADVSFKIPNRFIHGYGPHEDLFREAYDEGVQLIITVDNGISGIEPVRIAKELGMDVIVTDHHEPGDELPPADIILHPRIPKGHYPFGELAGVGVAFKLAHALYGELPTHLMELVAVGTVADLVPLVDENRYLVKRGIEEMRRSLSPWVLAMCEVASTEQAKINEETIGFYFGPRLNAVGRLGEAAPGVELLMAEDHAKATALAKQLNACNSERKDIVKSITDQAIALIESDEKIRNSLVLVVAGEGWNAGVVGIVASRLVELYYRPTIVLSLDNERGTAKGSARSIEGFHLYNELAKNRDILPHFGGHPMAAGMTLSIEHVDELRLRLDAQAKACLSEEQLTPVLAIDIPLKLDEISADAIEEISTLGPFGTDFPKPVYVLEDVEIASMRKIGAAENHIKMELTDGYEKLDSVGFNKGHLHEELTYGIKVSFTGDLQINEWQGRKKAQFMIEDVQTTEWQLFDIRGIRQTARWLNTVPKEEATFIAFRRETLTYYQSLIGEPILAVDSSLSNVGQTNYVVLLDLPQNVQLLENVLQITAPSRIYAHFYMPDSQYFNGLPTREQFAWYYKFLKNRPAFPLNMHLADLAKHTGWPLDSLKFMTQVFFELGFVKMESGLTTVNVNAIKQELTEAPSYKQRSEQIEMEQKLVYAPYIELKQWFDERLH
- a CDS encoding adenine phosphoribosyltransferase, yielding MDLKQYVTTVENWPKEGISFKDITTIMDNGPAYKYATDQIVTYAKELGAEIIVGPEARGFIIGCPVAYALEIGFAPVRKPGKLPREVVSADYGLEYGKDTLTMHKDAIKPGQKVLICDDLLATGGTVEATVRLVEQLGGEVIGCAFLIELTELNGRAKLGDLNVKTLIEY
- a CDS encoding transposase; translation: MIEITILKDVYRMTKKITQEYRDYVVKLVVEENRKVTELSYELGLGESSIHRWVKKYRDGKKQENGDVKYITPSELKKLEATYEKKLRDLEEENAILKKAMHIFAKNPQ
- a CDS encoding IS3 family transposase translates to MCRVLKVSTSGYYKWLAKQAAPITEKEEYKMKVTQKIKQSFHESYGTYGSPRVHKDLLEWGYPLSQKTVANIMRGLELCATQPRSYVTTTDSNHDALVYPNILKRMFYVEEPDQVWVADITYIRTLEGWVYLASIMDLYSRKIVAWEMADHMKVDLVLIALKKAFFIRRPKKGLIHHSDRGAQYCSTEYIELLKKHGCQISMSKKGDPYDNACIESFHATIKKEMIYRQKFQTKKAAFKAINGYISNFYNEHRRHSTLGYRSPNQFERLTFQKHAS